The genomic DNA TCCAGGGCTTGCAGAAGGGGCCGTAGACGATGGAGGGCTGGAGCACCACCCCCGGCAGGCCGCGCTTGCGCGCCGCGTCGAGCACCATCGCCTCCAGGTCGAGCTTGTTCTGGACATAGCTCCAAGCCCGGTCGCCGTCGCGCGTCTCCTCCGACAGCGGGCCGTCGGGCAGCGGCTCGTAGACCGAGAAGGTGCTGAGATGGACGAAGCTCTTCACCCCGTTGGTGAGGCTGGCGTCGATCAGCGCGTTCATCCCGTCGATGTTCTGGCGGCGCGACCGCACGTCGTAGGCGCAGTGGAAGACCCAGTCGGCGCCGGCCACCGCCGTGCCGATGGCTTCGCGGTCCAGCAGGTCGGCGCGGATGATCTCCACCGGGAAGCGGGCCAGACGCACCGCCTGCGCGATGTCGCGGACGATGCAGCGGACCCTGGCGCCATACTCCAGGCACAGCCGCTCGACCAGCCGTCCGCCGATGAAGCCGGCGGCGCCCGTCACCACCACGGTGGGACCATCGGTGCGAAGGGCGGCAGCGGGGGCCGGACCGTCCACCCAGGGCAGGGCCAGCGGCTTGCGGCTGGCGTAGCAGCGCTCGATCAAGGCGGTGGAGGGCAGGGCCTCGCGCCCGCCGACGGTGGCCGGGCGTCCGTCGCGGATGGCGTCGGCGAAATCCTTCAGCTCCGCCTGGAACAGGTCGCCGAAGATCTGCGGCGGGATGTGGTTGGCCGAGAAGCCGTCATGGACGAAATCGAGGATCTGCGGCACGTCCGAAGCGATCTGGTTCTCGTAGAGATGGACCTCGACGCTGCCCTTGGTGCCGTAGACGCGGATGGTGTTGCGCAGGGCGCGGGTGCGGCTCAGCTCCAGCGTTCCGGTGGCGCCGGACGCCATGGTCAGGGACAGCCGGCAGTCGGATTCCAGCCCGCCGTAGCTGTCGTCGCTGTAGTCGACCTCCGCCGTCTCCCCGAACCACCACAGCAGCAGGTCCAGCGTGTGCGACCCGGTGTCGAGCAACACGCCGCCGCCCGCCCCGTCGCGGCGCAGCATGGCCGGCGAGCTGATGCCCCAGTTGTAGACGAAGCCCTCCCGCGCCTCGAAGCGCAGGACGCGACCGAGCTGGCCGGAATCCACCAGCGCCTTCAGCCAGCGGACGCCGTTGACGTAGCGGCGCATCAGACCGACCGCGAGCACGCGCCGGCGCTCCTCCGCGGTTCGCACCATTTGTTCGGCATCGGCCAGCGTGACGGCCAGCGGCTTTTCCATGAAGACGTGCTTCCCGGCCTCCAGCAGGCTCTGGCCGACCGGCGCGTGGAACATCGGCGGGGCCGCCACCAGCGCCGCGTCGAATTGGTCCGCCGCTTCCCGCCAGTCGGCCACGGCGACCGGGGCGCGGTTGCGGCCGAGCATGGCCTGCACCGCCTCCAGCCGTCCCGGCGTGGGATCGACGAGCACGCTCGGCCGCCAGCCCAGGCGGAGCAGCGCCGGCAACAGGTGATGGCTCACGATGCTGCCGCAGCCGATGATGGCGAGCCGCGGGAACTCGGCGTTGGTCATGGAATCCTCGCTTTTGGGATTGCCGTCGCGTGGGCGCCGTCCGTCGGCGCCGTCAATGCCGCGCGGGCGCGTGCAGGGCGTAGTAGTAGGCGTCGTCCTTGTGGCCGTACTTGACGTGCTTGGACGCGACGACCCGCGACAGCACGACGCCGCCGACCGCGCTGTCGACCGACTTCAGCTTGTTGAAGCCGGCCATCACGGTGTCCAGCGGGGTGTGCTGCCAGCGGACGACGTAGATCACGCTGTCGGCCAGGAAGGACAGGGCCAGCGCGTCGGAGAACAGCATCACCGGGGCGCTGTCGATCACCACCACGTCGTAGTTGTGGCGCGCCCATTGGATCAGGTCGCTCATCGCCTGGGAGCTGATGCGGTCGTGCGCGTCGGGGGTGCCGACGGCGTTGCCCAGGACGGCGAGGTTGGTGGTCTCCTGATGGACCAGGTCGTCGATGCCGACGCGGCCGTCCAGCAGGTCGGCGACGCTGCCCTGCGGCTGGTAGCCCAGCAGCTTCGCGATGGAGGGGCGGCGGAAGTCCGCGTCGATCAGCAGCGTGTTCAGCCCCAGCCCGGCCAGCGACCGCGCCAGATTGGCCGCCAGCACCGACTTGCCTTCCTTGGGGATGGAGGAGGTGACGAGCAGCACCTTGGGCGGCGTCCCCCGCTTGCGCGGCATGCAGGCCATGGTGCGGACGGTCTGGATCGCCTCGCGGAAGGCGCCGATCTCGCGGGCGCGGCGGCTGTCGGGATGGAGCGGCAGGTTCCAGGCCGCCTCGTTGCGGGGGAGCGACGGGACCATGCCGAGGCAGGGCACGCCGGTTGCCCGCTCCACCTGGGTCGGCGTGCGCAGGCCGGAGCTGAGGCGCTCCAGCAGCAGCACCAGCGCCACCGCCAGCGCCGTGGACCCGACCAGCCCGACGCCCAGCGACATGCGCAGCTGCGGGAAGGCCGGGCGGATCGGCGGCAGGGCCGGAGCGCTGAGATGCGCGTCCAGCGCGCCGGTGTTCTTCAGCGCCATCGTCTGCTCGTAGCGTTCGGCGAGGCTGCGGTAGAGCGTGCGGTGCGCGTCGGCGGCGCGCTCCAGGTCGCGGAGCTGGATGCCCGTCGCCTCGATGCCCTTCTGCTGCTCCTGCAGGTCGGCGATGCTCTTCAGCAGAGTGGCCTCGCGGATGCGCGCCACCTCCAGATCGGCGTCCAGTCCCTTCTGGATCTTGCCCACCTCGTCGCGGATGCGGGCCTTCAACTCGCCGATGCCGCGGCGAAGATTCACGATGTCCTGATGCTTGTCGCCATAGACCTGCTGGAGTTCGGCCAGCCGGCGCTCCAGCATCGCCTCCGCCTCGCGCAGCTTCTGGATCAGCGCGGACGCCAGCACCTCCGGGATCGCCGCGCCGTTGTTGGCGGCGGTCTGGTCGCGGGCCTGACGGACGCGCGCCTCGGCCGCCGCCTTCTGCGCCTGCGCGGCGGTCAGCTGGGTGGCGAGTTCGTTCATCTGCTGCTGGACCATGTTGCGCCCGTCCGGCGGCAGCTCCAGCAGGCTGTTCTCCTTGCGGAAGCCGCGGATGGCCTCCTCGGCGCCGCGCACCGCCTCGCGCGCCTCGATGAGCCGCCCGCCGAGCCACTGGTTGACCCGCTCGGTCAGGTCGCGGTTCATTTCCGTCCGATAGTCCAGATAGGCTTGGCCGAAGGCGTTGGCGATGGCGGCGGCCTTCGCGGGATCGACCGACGACGCCTCGATGATGATGGTGAAGGATCGGTCGTCGTTGCGCGCCTCGATCCGGCGCAGCAGCGTGTCGATGGTCAGCAGGCGGGCCTGGTCCGGGTCTTGGGCGTTGGGGCTGTCGTCGACGTGGAACAGGGCGGTCGCCTGCTGCACGATCCGGCGCAGCACGTCGTTGCCCTCCGGCGGCAGGGCGCCGACGCCGGCCTTGGTGACCCGCTTCAGCCAGTGATCGTCCGCGCCGTCCGGCGCCTTGAGCGTCGGGTTGAATTCGGGGTCGTTGAGCAGGCCGAGCTTCTCCACCACCCGTTCCGCCAGCGCGCGCGAACCGACGATCGACACCTCGCTGCGCACCGCCGGCGCCTCAGGCGTCAGGTTGGACACCACCGACTTGAACTCCGCCAGCTCGACCCGCCGGGAATCGAGC from Azospirillum brasilense includes the following:
- a CDS encoding NAD-dependent epimerase/dehydratase family protein: MTNAEFPRLAIIGCGSIVSHHLLPALLRLGWRPSVLVDPTPGRLEAVQAMLGRNRAPVAVADWREAADQFDAALVAAPPMFHAPVGQSLLEAGKHVFMEKPLAVTLADAEQMVRTAEERRRVLAVGLMRRYVNGVRWLKALVDSGQLGRVLRFEAREGFVYNWGISSPAMLRRDGAGGGVLLDTGSHTLDLLLWWFGETAEVDYSDDSYGGLESDCRLSLTMASGATGTLELSRTRALRNTIRVYGTKGSVEVHLYENQIASDVPQILDFVHDGFSANHIPPQIFGDLFQAELKDFADAIRDGRPATVGGREALPSTALIERCYASRKPLALPWVDGPAPAAALRTDGPTVVVTGAAGFIGGRLVERLCLEYGARVRCIVRDIAQAVRLARFPVEIIRADLLDREAIGTAVAGADWVFHCAYDVRSRRQNIDGMNALIDASLTNGVKSFVHLSTFSVYEPLPDGPLSEETRDGDRAWSYVQNKLDLEAMVLDAARKRGLPGVVLQPSIVYGPFCKPWTNAPAEMLLSGTVVLPQEGGLCNAVYIDDLVDAMIAATRSPQAIGERFVISGPDAPPWAAVFGRFQEALGVDSLRFQPAEAIRKEMKSLRRDIAMVLQDPKKIIQIIVRWRPARRLLQGGFDSLPPRLRHLVMVHYFLKKKASRNQLWLPDAQKLALYQARALIDLTKARRLLGYEPRFAFEDGMALTADYLRWAYRDVPRTAPAAARPANEDRHPLPAPTETTRVGSA
- a CDS encoding GumC family protein, with amino-acid sequence MTSSIGKGGTLPGHEAHASVLPDSLLQSGAADSTDVRGRQEATVFATLAVLWRRKLLLLTIILLGTATITYVMQSLKPMYRATAMVQLDSRRVELAEFKSVVSNLTPEAPAVRSEVSIVGSRALAERVVEKLGLLNDPEFNPTLKAPDGADDHWLKRVTKAGVGALPPEGNDVLRRIVQQATALFHVDDSPNAQDPDQARLLTIDTLLRRIEARNDDRSFTIIIEASSVDPAKAAAIANAFGQAYLDYRTEMNRDLTERVNQWLGGRLIEAREAVRGAEEAIRGFRKENSLLELPPDGRNMVQQQMNELATQLTAAQAQKAAAEARVRQARDQTAANNGAAIPEVLASALIQKLREAEAMLERRLAELQQVYGDKHQDIVNLRRGIGELKARIRDEVGKIQKGLDADLEVARIREATLLKSIADLQEQQKGIEATGIQLRDLERAADAHRTLYRSLAERYEQTMALKNTGALDAHLSAPALPPIRPAFPQLRMSLGVGLVGSTALAVALVLLLERLSSGLRTPTQVERATGVPCLGMVPSLPRNEAAWNLPLHPDSRRAREIGAFREAIQTVRTMACMPRKRGTPPKVLLVTSSIPKEGKSVLAANLARSLAGLGLNTLLIDADFRRPSIAKLLGYQPQGSVADLLDGRVGIDDLVHQETTNLAVLGNAVGTPDAHDRISSQAMSDLIQWARHNYDVVVIDSAPVMLFSDALALSFLADSVIYVVRWQHTPLDTVMAGFNKLKSVDSAVGGVVLSRVVASKHVKYGHKDDAYYYALHAPARH